A single window of Xiphophorus hellerii strain 12219 chromosome 12, Xiphophorus_hellerii-4.1, whole genome shotgun sequence DNA harbors:
- the LOC116729604 gene encoding uncharacterized protein LOC116729604 produces MAEPADEKSVEQLKMERTTAKRLLTRLINNITRTHEDMTEEELKDNFNKLNIEAGKVMAANDDLEASLIAEVESKLGEDGDAALTEQQKSDLEKTANECEAKVREIKSLIQETLWRTFGKTELLIALQVAESECEHVATIAPGVGKEAYDFTLSHLKELLKAAKEVHCRWKRWIPHDYRDEIQDRLRGLELSVPKLVSRTAEFINARLKEGEEKKEQIVMSQNYSLPTIKLKPTSLPKFLGNKRDFYRWKRDWEALQKQGEPTGSQEVKKVQLLDSLDDKITRDLRLTSYSSAEDIFQVLENRYGNQTAIAIEIVEELQRIPAVRGHQPRRIVELIQAVEKALKDLSDLGNTGAIKNPLVTKSVETKLPEALKKEWLVYAADKRNAVVPENRFDHLLAFLKDQENIYEQLEQLREEEPSRRETQMEQRHARTKSVKAIDDFASCVVCGDGKHRKRLYFCKQFRTLTLTEKRAAVKKVGACIKCLEIHDDKSYCKPGFLCKNQSCRNAEDPHHYYLCPSAEAKKSNTTQRRNRIGPEEDKGSRKYTEDQEEFLKKLSPDLAKHCRDVFSNTASRDSNTTQNQLNFLMDSGVQELPVLMMLLEVTANAGQKIGTLIDLASDTNYITHKAASRLNLKSEEITLIVHGVGGMKVCVETKRYLLKIRVKTSKGTLKPYQLVCYGLDSIADIHKHVKAKQLKRFFPDVPLDELVRPREISLLISHREGQLTPQRIRVLGNLVLWDGPLGKVVGGTHPELFEELAMTAHTTKTHFARSMRTAAVRYEEVIHEIPQHPPLIHQISNQLKASKTATTSQDFLEWWRWDSIGTACEPKCGGCRCGNCQPGGKAMTLAEERELEVVKEGLTYNEGDSHTDEPHWHARYPWLEDPASLPDNRNAVEATFFRTEKQLAKEPDWKAAYTEQVHDMLQRGAAIKLSEEAINKWNGPVWYVSHLIAPNPHSVTTPVRLVWNSSQKFKGISMNDLLMKGPDVLNQIRAVLLRFREGAYAALGDIKKMYNSVWLEEREVHLHRFIWRDSEDEKVGDYAITRVNIGDKPAGCIAQLAMRETASLPSFIHLDEERQVLQNNSYVDDILTSHNDPDRLKEITENVECILKAGGFKLKPWVFSGQSGRKNCNNKQDEVKVKTMVLPNQMRDEDNKALGLGYIVEEDKLHVMVSINFSKRKKKMRLGQDLQLDQIRSQTPNPLTRRELLSQVSGLYDPVGLVTPAKQKGAILVRKAFQEAKNVSSQVKDTWDLALSSDLREDAINLFEEYTQLSKIQFSRALTPFHNSSDPLAITFSDGSEYSYGAVLYLRWGSARDPIIRLVESKAKLTPLEQKGEAVKAEMCGAVFASRLKKYFEMHSQIKVERWYHLIDSQTVLGAIQRESYGFQSFFANRIGEIQSNTRIQDWWWIPGNQNIADIITRGASPQDLDIDSKWQQGPAFLKSPVEKWPIKSSKQLAIDAKGSIIKLQKKAFIAVTTRTGIKESELKQELPQNQAAVLAKKQRPSISIQNLVDVSRFSSLTRLVKTIVWVWRAAKRFIKKNQVAAKPKWEAVCSRGVISVREREDALRDIFLAAQMGANFPNTTIDRLVVYQDKESGLLVCGGRIQIFREDRAAVPIIPHDAWVSTLLGREAHNAAHDGIAGTLLRMRRKAWVVKGRRIAQKIVDNCMVCKKARALKCQQLMGDLPPERAEPAPPFKFTSVDLFGPYYVRDDVKKRVTIKVWGVVFCCMASRAIHTELASSLSTESFLMAYQRFTAIRGHPQKIWSDAGTNFVGAKPVMEELYRYLSTQNRSDLEEAAAKNGTEWVWKILPADSPHRNGAAEAAVGIVKKAFQSLGQEFTLTFSEFHTILYNAANLANERPIDARIQSREGCIQYITPNSLLLGRASQSGDMRMFDFSSYSFKRLGAMQNEVTKFWKSWRQLAGPNLFVRSKWHTSHRNVAIGDIVWLCDQNALRGQFMLGRVVSANPDKKGVVRDVNVQVVPSYCTPITRHVKQRPTHPPKKDKVKTTILHRDVRRLIVLIPVEEQMESQTKE; encoded by the coding sequence ATGGCAGAACCAGCTGATGAGAAGTCTGTTGAACAACTAAAGATGGAGAGAACGACAGCAAAGAGGTTGTTGACTCGATTGATCAATAACATAACTCGGACGCATGAGGACATGACTGAAGAGGAATTAAAGGACAATTTCAACAAGCTCAACATAGAGGCTGGAAAAGTAATGGCAGCAAATGATGATCTGGAAGCAAGTCTCATCGCAGAAGTGGAATCCAAGTTGGGTGAAGATGGCGACgctgcactgactgaacagcAGAAATCTGACCTggaaaaaactgcaaatgaatgTGAAGCAAAAGTAAGAGAAATCAAAAGTTTAATCCAGGAGACCCTGTGGAGAACTTTTGGGAAAACTGAACTGTTAATTGCACTTCAAGTAGCAGAATCAGAATGTGAACATGTTGCCACTATTGCACCAGGAGTGGGAAAAGAGGCATATGACTTCACCCTCAGTCATCTGAAGGAACTTTTAAAGGCTGCAAAAGAAGTTCATTGTCGCTGGAAAAGATGGATTCCTCATGACTATCGGGATGAAATTCAAGATCGGCTGAGAGGATTGGAACTTAGTGTCCCAAAGTTGGTCTCCAGGACAGCAGAGTTCATTAATGCAAGATTAAAAGaaggtgaagaaaaaaaggagcaaattgTAATGTCCCAAAATTATTCTCTACCCACCATCAAGTTAAAACCAACATCTCTCCCAAAGTTTCTTGGAAACAAGCGTGATTTTTATAGATGGAAAAGGGACTGGGAAGCTCTTCAAAAACAAGGAGAACCAACTGGTTCACAGGAGGTGAAGAAAGTGCAATTACTGGACAGCCTAGATGATAAAATCACGAGAGACCTTCGCTTAACCTCTTACAGCTCTGCAGAAGATATTTTTCAAGTCCTTGAGAACCGCTATGGAAATCAGACAGCCATTGCGATTGAAATTGTGGAGGAGCTACAGAGAATTCCTGCAGTTAGAGGTCACCAGCCAAGAAGAATCGTGGAGTTGATTCAAGCTGTTGAAAAGGCTCTTAAGGATTTAAGTGACCTTGGAAATACCGGCGCCATCAAAAACCCTCTGGTGACAAAGTCAGTTGAGACCAAGCTTCCTGAAGCTCTGAAGAAGGAGTGGCTCGTTTATGCAGCTGATAAAAGGAATGCTGTGGTACCAGAGAATCGGTTTGATCACCTCCTTGCATTTCTGAAAgatcaagaaaatatttatgagcAACTAGAGCAACTGAGAGAAGAAGAACCAAGTAGACGAGAGACCCAAATGGAGCAAAGACACGCCAGAACCAAGTCAGTCAAAGCAATTGATGACTTCGCAAGCTGTGTTGTCTGCGGCgatggaaaacacagaaaaagactCTACTTTTGCAAACAGTTCAGAACATTAACACTAACTGAAAAAAGAGCTGCTGTTAAGAAGGTAGGAGCATGcataaaatgtttggaaatacATGATGACAAATCATACTGCAAACCTGGGTTTTTGTGCAAGAATCAAAGCTGCAGGAATGCGGAGGATCCACATCACTATTATCTATGCCCAAGTGCTGAAGCtaagaaaagcaacacaaccCAGAGGAGAAACCGAATTGGCCCAGAAGAAGACAAAGGTAGCAGAAAGTATACTGAAGATCAAGAAGAATTTCTTAAGAAATTGTCACCTGATTTGGCCAAACATTGTAGAGATGTATTTTCAAATACTGCATCTAGAGATTCTAATACAACTCAAAATCAGTTAAATTTCCTGATGGATAGTGGAGTGCAGGAGCTGCCAGTGTTAATGATGCTTCTTGAAGTAACCGCAAATGCTGGACAAAAGATTGGTACATTAATTGATCTGGCGTCAGATACAAATTACATAACACACAAGGCTGCAAGCAGATTAAATCTCAAGAGTGAGGAGATCACACTCATTGTCCATGGAGTTGGAGGGATGAAAGTTTGTGTGGAGACTAAACGTTACCTCCTGAAAATTCGTGTGAAAACCTCCAAAGGCACCCTGAAACCTTATCAGCTTGTTTGTTATGGACTTGACAGCATTGCAGACATTCATAAGCATGTTAAAGCAAAGCAGCTGAAAAGATTTTTTCCAGACGTACCACTGGATGAACTTGTAAGACCCAGAGAAATAAGCTTACTTATAAGCCACAGGGAAGGTCAGTTGACACCACAAAGAATTAGAGTTTTGGGAAACCTTGTACTGTGGGATGGGCCCTTAGGAAAAGTGGTTGGAGGAACCCATCCAGAATTGTTTGAGGAACTTGCCATGACAGCTCATACaaccaaaacacattttgcaaGGTCAATGAGGACAGCTGCTGTGAGATATGAAGAAGTCATTCATGAAATCCCACAGCATCCGCCATTAATTCATCAGATCTCCAATCAACTTAAGGCATCAAAGACTGCAACTACAAGCCAAGATTTCTTGGAGTGGTGGAGATGGGACAGTATTGGCACGGCTTGTGAACCTAAGTGTGGAGGATGTCGTTGTGGAAACTGTCAGCCAGGAGGAAAGGCGATGACGCTCGCTGAAGAAAGGGAGCTTGAGGTAGTGAAGGAAGGCCTCACCTACAATGAAGGAGACAGCCATACAGACGAACCTCACTGGCATGCTAGGTACCCATGGTTGGAAGATCCAGCATCCCTGCCAGACAACAGAAATGCAGTCGAAGCTACATTTTTTAGAACAGAGAAGCAACTGGCTAAAGAACCTGACTGGAAAGCTGCTTACACTGAACAAGTGCATGACATGCTTCAGCGTGGAGCTGCAATTAAATTGTCTGAGGAAGCAATCAATAAATGGAACGGCCCAGTGTGGTATGTAAGCCACCTAATTGCTCCAAATCCACACTCAGTGACAACTCCTGTAAGACTTGTGTGGAATAGCAGCCAGAAATTTAAAGGGATAAGTATGAATGACCTGCTGATGAAAGGCCCAGATGTCCTAAACCAGATCCGTGCTGTCCTATTAAGGTTCAGAGAAGGAGCTTATGCTGCATTAGGAGatataaagaaaatgtataattcTGTTTGGCTGGAGGAAAGAGAAGTTCACCTGCACAGATTTATTTGGCGTGATTCTGAGGATGAAAAAGTTGGAGATTACGCAATTACAAGAGTGAACATTGGAGATAAACCTGCAGGATGCATTGCACAGTTGGCGATGCGAGAAACTGCAAGTTTACCCTCATTTATTCATCTTGATGAGGAGCGACAAGTCCTTCAGAATAACAGCTATGTTGACGACATTCTAACGTCCCACAATGACCCAGACAGGCTAAAGGAAATCACAGAAAATGTGGAGTGCATTCTCAAAGCTGGAGGTTTCAAACTCAAACCTTGGGTGTTTTCTGGGCAAAGTGGGAGGAAAAATTGTAACAACAAGCAGGATGAAGTGAAAGTAAAGACCATGGTTCTACCAAACCAAATGCGGGATGAGGACAATAAAGCACTCGGTCTGGGGTACATTGTGGAGGAGGATAAACTCCATGTCATGGTCAGCATAAATTtttcaaagaggaaaaaaaagatgcgACTTGGACAAGACCTCCAGTTGGACCAAATCAGAAGTCAAACACCAAACCCTTTGACAAGGCGAGAGCTCCTCAGTCAGGTGTCTGGTCTGTATGATCCCGTTGGCTTAGTAACTCCTGCAAAACAGAAGGGGGCAATCCTGGTGCGGAAAGCTTTCCAAGAGGCAAAGAATGTGAGTAGCCAAGTAAAAGACACCTGGGATTTAGCACTCTCAAGTGACCTTAGAGAAGATGCAATCAACCTCTTTGAAGAGTACACCCAGCTTAGTAAGATCCAGTTTAGCAGAGCATTAACTCCCTTTCATAACAGCAGTGACCCTTTAGCAATTACGTTTTCAGATGGAAGTGAATATTCTTATGGAGCAGTGTTGTATCTGAGGTGGGGATCAGCCCGAGACCCAATCATTAGGCTGGTGGAATCCAAGGCTAAGCTTACTCCATTGGAACAAAAAGGTGAGGCTGTTAAAGCAGAGATGTGCGGAGCAGTGTTTGCATCACGACTAAAGAAGTACTTTGAGATGCACAGCCAAATCAAAGTTGAGAGGTGGTATCACCTCATTGATAGTCAAACAGTTCTTGGAGCAATTCAAAGAGAAAGCTATGGGTTTCAATCATTCTTTGCAAATAGGATTGGAGAGATCCAGAGCAACACAAGAATCCAAGATTGGTGGTGGATTCCTGGGAATCAAAACATTGCCGACATCATTACCCGAGGAGCTAGTCCTCAAGATCTTGATATTGACTCTAAGTGGCAACAAGGCCCAGCATTTCTAAAATCTCCAGTTGAAAAGTGGCCAATTAAATCATCTAAACAACTTGCCATTGATGCAAAAGGGAGCATCATCAAGTTGCAAAAGAAGGCATTCATTGCTGTAACCACAAGGACTGGGATAAAGGAATCAGAGCTCAAACAAGAATTACCGCAAAATCAAGCAGCGGTATTAGCAAAGAAGCAGCGGCCATCAATATCCATACAGAATCTGGTAGATGTTAGCCGCTTTAGCAGTCTGACACGACTGGTCAAGACAATTGTCTGGGTTTGGAGAGCAGCGAAGAGATTCATTAAGAAAAATCAAGTTGCAGCTAAACCAAAGTGGGAGGCAGTCTGCTCAAGAGGGGTAATCTCTGTGAGAGAACGAGAGGATGCTCTCAGGGATATTTTTCTTGCTGCTCAGATGGGTGCCAACTTTCCCAACACAACCATAGATAGGTTGGTGGTTTATCAAGACAAAGAGTCTGGATTATTAGTCTGTGGCGGCAGGATACAGATCTTTAGAGAAGACAGAGCTGCAGTTCCCATCATACCCCATGATGCCTGGGTATCAACACTGTTGGGCCGAGAAGCTCACAATGCTGCACATGATGGAATTGCTGGAACCCTACTGAGGATGAGGAGAAAAGCCTGGGTTGTAAAAGGACGAAGGATAGCCCAAAAGATTGTTGACAATTGTATGGTCTGTAAGAAAGCTCGAGCTCTGAAGTGTCAGCAGTTGATGGGTGATTTGCCGCCTGAGAGGGCTGAGCCTGCACCTCCTTTTAAGTTCACTTCAGTCGACCTCTTCGGACCTTATTATGTCAGAGATGACGTCAAGAAAAGGGTGACGATTAAGGTCTGGGGAGTCGTTTTTTGTTGTATGGCCAGTAGAGCTATTCACACTGAGTTGGCAAGCTCGCTTTCCACTGAAAGTTTCCTGATGGCCTATCAGAGATTTACTGCAATTCGAGGTCACCCACAGAAGATCTGGTCTGATGCAGGCACCAATTTTGTTGGAGCAAAACCAGTTATGGAGGAGCTGTATAGGTACCTGAGCACCCAAAACAGATCAGATttggaagaagcagcagcaaagaATGGGACTGAATGGGTGTGGAAAATCCTTCCCGCAGACTCACCTCACAGAAAtggagctgctgaagctgctgttgGCATTGTGAAAAAAGCTTTCCAGAGTCTTGGTCAAGAATTTACACTGACTTTCAGTGAATTTCATACAATTCTGTACAACGCTGCCAATCTTGCAAATGAGCGCCCAATTGATGCGAGAATACAAAGTCGAGAGGGTTGTATTCAGTACATAACACCTAACAGTCTTTTGCTTGGACGAGCATCTCAGAGTGGTGATATGAGAATGTTTGATTTTTCCAGCTATTCATTCAAACGACTTGGAGCTATGCAAAATGAGGTTACTAAGTTCTGGAAAAGTTGGAGGCAGCTGGCTGGTCCCAACCTTTTTGTGAGGAGCAAGTGGCACACTTCCCATAGAAATGTTGCTATTGGGGACATTGTCTGGTTGTGTGACCAAAATGCACTTAGAGGACAGTTTATGCTGGGCAGAGTTGTAAGTGCTAATCCCGACAAGAAGGGTGTTGTAAGGGACGTAAATGTCCAGGTTGTCCCAAGCTATTGCACTCCTATAACAAGACATGTCAAGCAAAGACCAACTCATCCACCAAAGAAAGACAAAGTCAAGACCACCATTCTTCACAGGGATGTTAGGAGGCTCATTGTCTTAATACCTGTAGAGGAACAAATGGAAAGTCAAACCAAAGAGTAA